Proteins encoded together in one Thalassotalea crassostreae window:
- the trmB gene encoding tRNA (guanine(46)-N(7))-methyltransferase TrmB, with translation MSFGDSKAIITNQPDIHENLSEIVKKHLDKEFKKPISAHTQQAFDEINDVVQKFSGPIILDSCCGVGQSTRILARQNPQALVIGVDKSDNRIKRNVEDKWQADNFHLVRADLNDFYRLVVEANWPVSKHFILYPNPWPKSKHVQRRWHGSAVFPYIIKVGKELHMRSNWQLYLQEFQHALAIVNVDAVIEEVVDDEALTPFEAKYKASGQQCWQLAAKLENN, from the coding sequence ATGTCATTTGGTGATTCAAAAGCGATCATTACCAATCAACCAGATATTCATGAAAATTTATCTGAGATTGTTAAAAAGCACTTAGATAAAGAATTCAAAAAACCGATTTCTGCTCATACTCAACAAGCATTTGATGAGATAAACGATGTTGTTCAGAAATTTTCGGGGCCTATTATTCTCGATTCATGCTGTGGTGTTGGACAAAGTACTCGCATATTAGCGAGGCAAAATCCGCAAGCATTAGTCATCGGTGTCGATAAATCGGATAACCGTATCAAGCGCAATGTCGAAGATAAATGGCAGGCAGACAACTTTCATTTGGTTCGAGCAGACCTAAACGATTTTTATCGATTAGTTGTTGAGGCGAATTGGCCAGTGAGCAAACATTTTATTTTGTACCCTAATCCTTGGCCTAAATCGAAGCATGTTCAACGTCGTTGGCATGGTAGTGCGGTATTTCCTTATATTATTAAAGTCGGTAAAGAGCTGCATATGCGCAGTAATTGGCAATTATATTTACAGGAATTTCAACACGCTTTAGCTATAGTTAATGTCGATGCTGTGATAGAAGAGGTGGTTGATGATGAAGCCTTGACCCCCTTTGAAGCTAAATATAAAGCAAGTGGTCAACAATGTTGGCAGCTTGCCGCGAAACTTGAAAATAACTGA
- the panP gene encoding pyridoxal-dependent aspartate 1-decarboxylase PanP: MTNNKRVAKATPESLHRIFTIPEAPDSTLGRIEAEISQNLNGFLGNHIVATEKPLSDIEKDFADSRIPEQPQYVSDHTHHLLEKLISQSVHTSAPSFIGHMTSALPYFQLPLSKLMTGLNQNLVKIETSKAFTPLERQVLGMMHRMVYGESDKFYEQWMHSAEHSLGAFCSGGTVANITALWVARNNLLRAQGDFKGVAQEGVFKALKHYGYEGVAILVSERGHYSLKKAADILGIGRESVIAVKTDKHNRIDVNALKAECERLEAAKIKVMSIIGVAGTTETGNIDPLREIAAVAEQFNCHFHVDAAWGGATLLSNKYRSLLDGIELADSVTIDAHKQMYVPMGAGLVVFKNSAAVSAIEHHAEYILRKGSKDLGSHTLEGSRPGMAMMVYASLHIISRPGYEMLINQSIEKARYFADLIEQEDDFELISKPELCLLTYRYVPQIVQQFMQTANQAQQEDINILLDKLTKFIQKRQREAGKSFVSRTRIEVQGYQGRKVLVFRVVLANPLTTTDILQEILQEQKQLASESLQFLPELLAKMS; encoded by the coding sequence ATGACAAATAATAAGCGCGTTGCGAAAGCGACCCCTGAATCATTACATCGAATCTTTACTATTCCAGAAGCACCTGATTCAACCTTAGGTCGGATTGAAGCTGAGATCTCACAAAACCTGAATGGATTTTTGGGTAATCATATTGTTGCCACAGAAAAACCATTATCAGATATAGAGAAAGATTTTGCTGATTCGCGCATTCCTGAGCAGCCGCAATATGTTTCAGATCATACCCATCACTTACTCGAAAAGTTAATTTCGCAATCGGTTCATACTTCGGCTCCTAGTTTTATCGGGCATATGACCTCAGCATTACCATATTTTCAATTGCCATTGTCAAAATTAATGACAGGTTTAAATCAAAACCTGGTGAAAATCGAAACATCGAAAGCATTTACTCCTCTTGAACGACAAGTTCTAGGTATGATGCACCGCATGGTGTATGGCGAAAGTGATAAATTTTATGAGCAATGGATGCACAGTGCTGAACACTCTTTAGGGGCGTTTTGTTCTGGCGGAACTGTTGCCAATATTACTGCGCTGTGGGTCGCTCGAAATAATTTGTTAAGAGCGCAAGGCGACTTTAAAGGTGTTGCTCAAGAAGGGGTATTTAAAGCGTTAAAGCACTATGGCTATGAAGGCGTTGCTATCCTAGTTTCAGAACGTGGTCATTATTCTTTGAAGAAAGCAGCGGACATCCTCGGTATTGGTCGTGAAAGCGTCATAGCGGTGAAAACTGATAAACATAACCGTATTGATGTTAATGCTCTAAAAGCTGAATGTGAGCGCTTAGAGGCAGCCAAAATCAAGGTTATGAGCATTATCGGTGTAGCTGGCACTACAGAAACAGGTAATATTGATCCGTTACGTGAAATCGCCGCGGTTGCAGAACAGTTTAATTGCCATTTTCATGTCGATGCAGCATGGGGTGGTGCGACATTATTATCGAATAAATATCGCTCATTATTAGATGGCATTGAATTAGCTGACTCGGTCACTATCGACGCCCATAAACAAATGTATGTGCCAATGGGCGCAGGGCTTGTGGTCTTTAAAAACTCCGCGGCTGTATCTGCAATCGAACATCATGCCGAATATATCCTACGTAAGGGCTCTAAGGATTTAGGTTCGCACACGCTAGAAGGTTCACGACCGGGTATGGCGATGATGGTGTATGCCAGCCTGCATATTATATCAAGACCTGGTTATGAAATGCTGATCAATCAAAGTATTGAAAAAGCACGCTATTTTGCTGATTTGATCGAACAAGAAGATGATTTTGAACTAATTTCAAAGCCGGAACTTTGTCTACTAACTTATCGCTATGTACCACAAATAGTGCAGCAGTTTATGCAAACTGCAAATCAAGCTCAGCAAGAAGATATCAACATTTTATTGGATAAATTAACCAAGTTTATTCAAAAGCGTCAGCGTGAAGCTGGTAAATCTTTTGTGTCTCGTACTCGAATTGAAGTGCAAGGTTACCAAGGACGCAAAGTGCTAGTATTTAGAGTGGTATTAGCCAATCCGTTAACGACAACGGATATCTTGCAAGAGATCTTACAAGAACAAAAACAGTTAGCGAGCGAAAGTTTGCAGTTTTTACCTGAACTGTTGGCCAAAATGAGCTAA
- the panC gene encoding pantoate--beta-alanine ligase has translation MQTVATIEQLRQQISDWRQQGLTIGFVPTMGNLHAGHISLIEEAHKHADKIVASIFVNPMQFGANEDIDSYPRTMDDDKQKLIAANTDILFTPTPEIIYPKGLENQTYVEVPDVSDGYCGESRPGHFRGVSTVVCKLFNIVQPDIACFGLKDYQQVQVIQSMVEDLSMPITIIPVPTMRESSGLAMSSRNNYLTADEKSIATNLSKTLLWLAEEVKSNKNFSALIEQAAAKIDASGMKTDYIHISHARTLNPATAEDKKLVILAAAHCGKARLIDNLQVELDA, from the coding sequence ATGCAAACGGTTGCAACAATTGAACAGTTACGTCAGCAAATAAGCGACTGGCGTCAACAAGGGTTAACTATAGGCTTTGTCCCTACTATGGGTAATCTTCATGCCGGCCATATCTCGTTAATCGAAGAAGCACATAAACATGCTGATAAAATAGTGGCGAGTATTTTCGTTAATCCAATGCAATTTGGTGCCAATGAAGATATCGATTCTTATCCTCGCACAATGGATGATGATAAGCAGAAACTTATCGCTGCAAACACCGACATCTTGTTTACGCCAACTCCTGAAATTATTTATCCAAAAGGATTAGAGAATCAGACTTACGTTGAAGTACCTGACGTATCGGACGGTTACTGCGGAGAATCTCGCCCTGGACATTTTCGTGGTGTATCAACGGTAGTATGTAAATTATTTAACATTGTGCAACCAGATATCGCTTGTTTCGGATTAAAAGATTACCAGCAAGTGCAGGTCATTCAATCGATGGTAGAAGACTTGTCGATGCCAATCACTATTATTCCAGTACCAACAATGCGAGAAAGTTCTGGTTTGGCGATGAGCTCGCGCAACAATTATTTAACCGCGGATGAAAAATCAATTGCGACTAACCTAAGTAAAACACTATTGTGGTTGGCCGAAGAAGTAAAATCTAACAAAAACTTTTCCGCATTAATTGAGCAAGCCGCAGCTAAAATTGACGCCTCTGGGATGAAAACAGATTATATTCATATCAGCCATGCAAGAACTTTAAACCCTGCAACAGCTGAAGATAAAAAGTTAGTTATTCTCGCTGCCGCCCATTGTGGAAAAGCACGTTTAATTGACAATCTACAAGTTGAGTTGGACGCTTAG
- the panB gene encoding 3-methyl-2-oxobutanoate hydroxymethyltransferase, whose amino-acid sequence MSRITTSTLQKMKDAGQKISTITAYDASFSSQFDQAGIHAMLIGDSLGMVLQGQSDTLPVTVDEICYHTRCVRAGAKNALVMSDLPFMSYATPEQTYENAAKLMRAGANMVKLEGGKWLVETIKGLVERSVPVCGHLGLTPQSVNVFGGFKVQGRDNEKALQMIDDAKQLEAAGIQVLVVECIPTELAKAITEALTIPVIGIGAGNVTDGQILVMHDAFGISVGKIPKFSRNFLNDTNSISDAVALYKSEVESGNFPGPEHSFS is encoded by the coding sequence ATGAGTAGAATTACCACAAGTACCTTGCAAAAAATGAAAGACGCAGGGCAAAAAATATCCACCATCACGGCTTACGATGCGAGCTTCAGCTCACAATTTGATCAAGCGGGCATTCATGCGATGTTAATTGGTGATTCATTAGGAATGGTTCTGCAAGGTCAATCGGATACCTTACCAGTAACTGTGGATGAGATTTGTTACCACACTCGTTGCGTACGAGCTGGTGCAAAGAATGCGCTCGTTATGTCTGACTTACCATTTATGAGTTATGCCACACCAGAGCAAACTTATGAAAACGCCGCTAAGTTAATGCGAGCAGGTGCTAACATGGTAAAACTTGAAGGCGGAAAATGGTTAGTCGAAACTATTAAAGGTTTGGTTGAACGCAGTGTCCCGGTTTGTGGTCATTTAGGCTTAACACCTCAATCTGTTAATGTCTTTGGTGGCTTTAAAGTACAAGGACGAGATAACGAAAAAGCATTACAAATGATTGACGATGCCAAACAGCTAGAAGCTGCCGGTATTCAAGTGTTGGTTGTCGAATGTATTCCTACTGAACTTGCTAAAGCGATTACCGAAGCCTTAACGATTCCAGTAATTGGCATAGGTGCAGGCAATGTCACTGATGGTCAGATTTTAGTAATGCACGATGCATTCGGCATTTCAGTGGGTAAAATCCCTAAGTTTTCACGCAACTTCTTGAATGACACAAACAGCATCAGCGACGCTGTGGCGTTATACAAAAGTGAAGTAGAAAGCGGAAACTTCCCAGGTCCTGAGCACAGCTTCAGCTAA
- the folK gene encoding 2-amino-4-hydroxy-6-hydroxymethyldihydropteridine diphosphokinase: protein MTHKVYIGLGANLDNPSEQIKRAIKHLAKIEKTQLVKVSSLYGSKPMGPQDQPDYMNAVALIETELLPLELLDQLQRIELDFGRVRKEERWGARILDLDILLFDQQIIAHERLTVPHYGMKEREFVIYPLAEINDAETLPDGTSIISLRNKLALNGLHIVAKLH from the coding sequence ATGACTCATAAAGTTTATATCGGTTTAGGTGCTAATTTGGATAACCCAAGTGAGCAAATCAAGCGCGCGATAAAGCATTTAGCAAAAATAGAGAAAACACAGTTAGTAAAAGTTTCTTCGCTTTATGGTAGCAAACCTATGGGGCCGCAAGACCAACCCGACTATATGAATGCGGTTGCTCTTATCGAAACAGAGTTATTACCACTCGAGCTACTCGATCAATTACAACGCATTGAATTAGATTTCGGCCGTGTGCGCAAAGAAGAGCGCTGGGGCGCTCGAATCCTCGACTTAGATATTCTTCTGTTCGACCAACAAATCATTGCTCACGAAAGGCTTACCGTACCTCATTACGGCATGAAAGAACGCGAGTTTGTTATCTATCCTTTAGCAGAAATAAATGACGCAGAAACATTACCTGATGGCACTAGTATCATTTCGTTAAGAAACAAATTAGCCTTAAATGGCCTACATATAGTTGCTAAGTTGCACTAG
- the pcnB gene encoding polynucleotide adenylyltransferase PcnB codes for MVSKDKNQHSEDIQFPIVFERGEHNISRKELSDNALKVLYRLNKGGYNAYLVGGGVRDILLGQHPKDFDIATNATPEQIKKLFRNCRLIGRRFRLAHIVFGRDIIEVATFRGHHASAEETKAKAHSKQSEHGMLLRDNIYGSIDEDAERRDFTINALYYSIKDFKVYDFANGVSDIDNKLIRLIGDPETRYREDPVRMLRAIRFATKLDMEIETETAKPIKELAPLMANIPAARMFEEYLKLFLGGKATDNFHLLEQYQLLEYLFPHISKTYKVSPQSNAVKFVSRVLENTDKRINEGKRVTPAFLLAAVIWYHIEEGINNLVNTGMPYQDAFFASMNETMSEQQRCIAIPKRFQNPMKDIWFLQQKLMHREGNKAFKVLEHERFRAGYDFLLLRGEIEGGELLELANWWTNFQEAPYETQQQMVKGFKGVRSNRRRNTRRRRKPASKD; via the coding sequence ATGGTCTCAAAAGACAAAAATCAACATAGCGAAGATATACAATTTCCAATTGTATTTGAGCGTGGTGAGCACAATATTTCTCGTAAAGAGTTAAGTGACAATGCGTTAAAGGTTCTTTATCGACTCAACAAAGGTGGTTATAACGCATACCTAGTCGGTGGCGGTGTTAGAGATATACTGCTTGGCCAACATCCAAAAGATTTCGACATTGCGACTAATGCAACCCCTGAACAAATCAAAAAACTATTTAGAAACTGTCGCTTGATCGGCCGCAGATTTAGGCTTGCACATATTGTGTTTGGCAGAGATATCATTGAAGTTGCAACATTTCGAGGACATCATGCGAGTGCCGAAGAGACAAAGGCCAAAGCCCACTCGAAGCAATCGGAACACGGCATGTTATTACGCGATAACATCTATGGTTCAATTGACGAAGATGCTGAGCGCCGTGATTTCACCATTAATGCGCTTTACTACTCCATAAAAGATTTTAAAGTTTATGACTTTGCCAATGGCGTTAGTGATATCGACAACAAGCTGATTCGCTTAATTGGTGATCCTGAAACCCGCTACCGTGAAGATCCAGTGCGTATGCTGCGCGCTATTCGTTTCGCCACCAAACTTGATATGGAAATCGAAACTGAAACGGCGAAACCGATCAAAGAATTAGCCCCTCTTATGGCGAACATTCCTGCGGCTAGAATGTTTGAAGAATATTTAAAATTATTCTTAGGTGGTAAGGCAACAGATAACTTCCACTTGCTAGAGCAGTATCAATTACTCGAATATCTATTTCCACATATTAGTAAAACCTATAAGGTGTCGCCACAGAGTAATGCTGTTAAGTTCGTTTCACGGGTATTAGAAAATACTGACAAACGTATCAATGAAGGCAAGCGAGTAACACCGGCATTTTTATTAGCTGCGGTTATTTGGTATCACATAGAAGAAGGTATTAATAACTTAGTAAATACCGGCATGCCTTATCAAGATGCGTTTTTTGCGAGCATGAATGAAACCATGTCTGAGCAACAACGCTGTATCGCGATACCAAAACGTTTTCAAAATCCAATGAAAGACATTTGGTTCCTGCAACAAAAGCTTATGCATCGCGAAGGAAACAAGGCATTTAAAGTGCTAGAACATGAACGCTTTAGAGCTGGGTACGATTTTTTACTACTGCGCGGTGAAATTGAAGGCGGTGAACTATTAGAACTTGCCAATTGGTGGACTAATTTCCAAGAAGCACCTTATGAAACACAGCAACAAATGGTCAAGGGTTTCAAAGGAGTTCGAAGTAACCGTCGCAGAAATACCCGTCGTCGTCGCAAACCTGCAAGTAAAGATTAA
- the gluQRS gene encoding tRNA glutamyl-Q(34) synthetase GluQRS produces MTSIANTISKRPHTQYRGRFAPSPSGLLHFGSLVAALASFLQARANDGKWFIRIEDIDKPREMPGADSEILKTLDAYGLHWDESVLYQSQQSDLYWQVLEQLHQQGLSYYCQCTRAMIKKAGGIYTGHCKNLAHSLDNSAIRLVNEHHCNEFVDGIQGAVHVDPALSAEDFIIHRRDGLFAYQLAVVVDDIYQGITEVVRGCDLLEPTARQLTLFKTLGAEAPKYMHVPLAITDQGYKLSKQNSAPAIDNNNPQPALIKALKFLGQQPPQHLENESIEKIIDWAISHWRIDLVPKKQEIML; encoded by the coding sequence ATGACTTCTATCGCAAACACAATTTCGAAACGGCCACATACTCAGTATCGTGGCCGTTTTGCTCCCTCCCCTTCGGGTTTACTTCATTTTGGTTCCCTTGTCGCAGCCCTTGCGAGTTTTTTACAGGCACGAGCAAACGATGGTAAGTGGTTTATCCGAATTGAAGATATCGATAAACCGAGAGAAATGCCTGGCGCCGATAGTGAAATATTAAAAACATTAGACGCCTATGGTTTGCACTGGGATGAAAGTGTGCTTTATCAAAGTCAGCAAAGTGATTTGTATTGGCAAGTACTTGAGCAACTGCACCAGCAAGGGCTAAGTTATTACTGCCAATGTACTCGAGCAATGATTAAAAAAGCAGGAGGCATCTATACTGGCCACTGTAAAAATTTGGCTCATAGTCTTGATAACAGCGCCATCCGATTAGTCAATGAACATCATTGTAATGAATTTGTAGACGGTATTCAGGGCGCAGTGCATGTTGACCCGGCTTTAAGCGCCGAAGACTTTATTATTCACCGTCGTGATGGCTTGTTTGCATATCAACTGGCGGTTGTAGTTGATGATATTTATCAAGGGATCACTGAAGTGGTTCGCGGTTGTGATTTACTAGAGCCGACAGCAAGACAATTAACTTTGTTCAAAACACTTGGGGCAGAAGCACCAAAATATATGCATGTACCACTGGCGATAACCGATCAAGGTTATAAGCTAAGTAAACAAAATAGTGCTCCAGCGATCGATAACAATAACCCGCAACCAGCGCTAATAAAAGCACTAAAATTTCTCGGTCAGCAGCCTCCACAACACCTTGAAAATGAATCTATCGAAAAGATAATAGATTGGGCAATTAGTCATTGGCGAATCGATTTAGTGCCGAAAAAACAAGAAATCATGCTATAA
- the dksA gene encoding RNA polymerase-binding protein DksA encodes MPTKKANSPIGILALAGVDPYVEKAGEEYMNTAQEAHFKKILEAWRAQLREEVDRTVTHMKDEAANFPDPVDRAAQEEEFSLELRTRDRERKLIKKIEKTLQLIEESDFGFCNSCGIEIGIKRLEARPTADLCIECKTLAEIKERQMAG; translated from the coding sequence ATGCCAACTAAAAAAGCAAACTCACCAATCGGTATTCTGGCGCTAGCTGGCGTAGACCCGTATGTAGAAAAAGCTGGTGAAGAATACATGAACACGGCTCAAGAAGCTCACTTTAAGAAGATCCTTGAAGCATGGCGTGCGCAACTTCGTGAAGAAGTAGACCGTACTGTAACTCATATGAAAGATGAAGCAGCAAACTTTCCAGATCCTGTCGATCGCGCAGCGCAGGAAGAAGAGTTCAGTTTAGAATTACGTACTCGTGACCGAGAGCGTAAGCTTATTAAGAAAATTGAAAAAACTCTGCAATTAATTGAAGAAAGTGATTTTGGTTTCTGTAATTCATGTGGTATTGAAATCGGCATCAAGCGTTTAGAAGCGCGCCCTACTGCAGATTTATGTATCGAGTGTAAAACTCTTGCAGAAATTAAAGAGCGTCAAATGGCAGGTTAA
- the sfsA gene encoding DNA/RNA nuclease SfsA — MKFKSVYQSATLIKRYKRFLADIELSDGTITTIHCPNTGAMTGCAQPGFKIWYSLSDNPKRKYPGTFELSQDFDGNMIGINTTRANQLVVEAISNGVINELIGYQTLKTEVKYGQENSRIDVMLSDEEKIDCYVEVKSTTLLIDGCGYFPDAVTTRGQKHIRELMSLVKQNKRAVLLFCVQHSGINQVKVADFIDNKYAELLKEAIKNGVEILCYGCDIEATGIEITKKLQFIFD, encoded by the coding sequence ATGAAATTTAAATCTGTATATCAGTCGGCAACATTAATTAAACGCTATAAACGATTTCTCGCTGATATCGAACTAAGTGACGGCACTATCACGACAATTCATTGTCCAAATACTGGGGCGATGACGGGTTGTGCACAACCTGGATTTAAAATTTGGTATTCATTATCTGATAATCCGAAACGTAAATATCCTGGCACTTTTGAGCTGTCACAAGATTTTGACGGTAATATGATTGGTATCAATACAACTCGCGCGAATCAGCTGGTAGTCGAGGCAATTAGCAATGGTGTTATTAATGAACTAATTGGCTATCAAACATTAAAGACGGAAGTGAAATACGGGCAAGAAAACTCAAGAATCGATGTCATGCTTAGCGATGAAGAAAAAATTGATTGCTATGTTGAAGTAAAATCAACCACCTTACTCATTGATGGTTGCGGTTATTTTCCAGATGCAGTGACAACTCGCGGGCAAAAACACATTCGTGAATTAATGTCGCTGGTTAAACAAAATAAACGAGCGGTACTTTTATTCTGTGTTCAGCACTCGGGTATAAATCAGGTAAAAGTTGCTGATTTCATTGATAATAAATACGCAGAATTGCTAAAAGAAGCAATTAAAAATGGCGTAGAAATTCTTTGTTATGGCTGTGATATTGAAGCAACGGGTATTGAAATAACAAAAAAACTTCAATTTATTTTTGATTAA
- a CDS encoding MaoC/PaaZ C-terminal domain-containing protein, with translation MHFDKLNIGETVDSAATYYVSEQEIIEFAKQWDPQPFHISKKAAQKHQIGKLFASSVHTIAIATKLAHSNSYFEIDAVAGLGIDQLKMLKPVFAGETLSLKIELTDKRLSASNPGKGVITKKLYISNQHGELKMTFLNVSLVNVNNEI, from the coding sequence TTGCACTTCGATAAATTAAACATTGGCGAAACAGTAGATTCTGCGGCAACTTACTATGTTAGCGAACAAGAAATTATTGAGTTTGCTAAACAATGGGATCCACAACCATTTCATATCAGTAAGAAAGCAGCTCAAAAACATCAAATCGGCAAATTATTTGCAAGTTCCGTTCATACTATTGCTATTGCAACCAAACTTGCTCACAGTAACTCATATTTTGAAATTGATGCCGTTGCAGGTTTGGGTATAGACCAGTTAAAAATGCTAAAGCCAGTATTTGCTGGAGAAACATTAAGTTTAAAAATTGAGTTAACCGATAAACGACTCTCGGCTAGCAATCCAGGTAAAGGCGTTATCACCAAAAAATTGTACATTAGTAATCAACACGGTGAACTAAAAATGACTTTTTTAAACGTATCATTGGTAAATGTAAATAATGAAATTTAA
- the pepB gene encoding aminopeptidase PepB → MTQSAIIKITNQKQENWQASSSLSFDGDTIAIFVADDSNIDLRAIQKAGRKIEGLGVKSATLSGDNWCEMSQWAFAQGFSKVGKYEAIEFCGSEDVVARLADKQSVYAWARNLINQTPSQLIPEGLAQSALAYIKGLAPDAVTAEVISGENLEQQGWTGVYNVGKGSVNEPAMLVLDYNPTGDKLAPVFTTLVGKGITFDSGGYSIKPSAGMFSMKCDMGGAATVTAALALAIKGGLNKRVKLILCCAENMVSSFAYKLGDILTYKNGTTVEIANTDAEGRLVLADGLIAATDFNGEMIIDAATLTGAAMGATGGEYNAMFALDKEMISKTQKVANKHNDPAWELPLETFHMQKCPSAFADTANSTTQKGGGAGGASNAAGFLARFVGNQGKGWLHLDLSACYNENNSGLWAAGATGSGIATITGLLLEE, encoded by the coding sequence ATGACACAATCAGCAATCATTAAAATAACCAATCAAAAACAAGAAAACTGGCAGGCATCTAGTTCACTATCATTTGACGGTGACACTATTGCAATATTCGTCGCAGACGACAGCAATATAGATTTAAGAGCAATTCAAAAAGCAGGTCGAAAAATTGAAGGCTTAGGTGTTAAAAGTGCAACATTATCTGGCGACAACTGGTGTGAAATGAGTCAATGGGCATTTGCTCAGGGATTTAGCAAAGTTGGCAAGTACGAAGCAATTGAATTTTGTGGCAGTGAAGACGTTGTTGCGCGTTTAGCTGATAAACAAAGTGTTTATGCTTGGGCGCGCAATTTAATCAATCAAACGCCATCACAATTAATTCCTGAAGGTCTGGCACAAAGTGCTTTAGCCTACATTAAAGGCTTAGCTCCTGATGCGGTGACAGCAGAAGTGATCAGTGGCGAAAACCTTGAGCAGCAAGGATGGACAGGTGTTTATAACGTCGGTAAAGGTAGTGTTAATGAACCAGCTATGTTGGTTTTGGATTACAACCCAACCGGTGACAAATTGGCACCAGTATTTACCACGTTAGTTGGTAAAGGTATTACCTTTGATTCTGGTGGTTATTCAATTAAACCTAGCGCTGGCATGTTTTCAATGAAATGTGATATGGGCGGGGCAGCTACTGTTACAGCGGCATTAGCACTGGCTATTAAAGGCGGTTTAAATAAACGTGTAAAACTAATTTTATGTTGTGCTGAAAATATGGTTTCTAGCTTTGCATATAAGCTTGGCGATATTCTTACTTACAAAAATGGTACGACAGTTGAGATCGCCAACACCGATGCTGAAGGTCGTTTAGTATTAGCTGACGGCTTAATTGCTGCCACCGACTTTAATGGTGAGATGATTATTGATGCGGCAACATTAACGGGTGCTGCAATGGGCGCAACTGGCGGTGAATACAATGCGATGTTTGCTCTCGATAAAGAGATGATTAGTAAAACTCAAAAAGTTGCGAATAAGCACAATGACCCGGCTTGGGAATTGCCATTAGAAACTTTCCATATGCAAAAATGTCCATCAGCATTTGCAGATACTGCTAACTCAACTACACAAAAAGGCGGTGGTGCTGGCGGCGCAAGTAATGCGGCAGGATTTTTGGCTCGTTTTGTTGGAAATCAAGGTAAAGGCTGGTTACACCTTGATTTGTCAGCTTGTTATAACGAAAACAATAGCGGTTTATGGGCAGCCGGGGCTACTGGTTCAGGTATCGCGACAATTACAGGGTTACTTTTAGAAGAATAA
- a CDS encoding ABC transporter ATP-binding protein, producing MLTINGLSKTYSNGVKALDNVSLQIPKGMFGLLGPNGAGKSSLMRTIATLQEADSGSIEFDGIDVFADPQALRQKLGYLPQDFGVYPRISAYDLLEHMAILKGLSNKGERKEAVEGLLAHTNLYQHRKQAVSGFSGGMRQRFGIAQALLGDPDLLVVDEPTAGLDPEERNRFHNLLVSLGEEKVIILSTHIVDDVSELCPNMAVLAQGQIALEGNPIDLTERLSGQIWRKTVSQSEANEIEQNLTVISKRLFAGQTIIHVISDDAPQGFEQAPANLEDVYFSTLNQLRQSA from the coding sequence ATGTTAACTATCAATGGATTATCGAAAACTTATAGCAATGGCGTTAAAGCATTGGATAATGTTTCACTGCAAATACCTAAAGGGATGTTCGGTCTACTAGGCCCAAATGGTGCAGGAAAGTCTTCGTTAATGCGAACCATCGCTACATTGCAAGAAGCAGATAGTGGCAGTATTGAATTTGATGGCATTGATGTGTTTGCCGACCCACAGGCTTTGCGCCAGAAATTAGGTTATTTACCGCAAGATTTTGGTGTTTACCCAAGAATCTCTGCCTATGATTTGCTTGAGCATATGGCAATCCTGAAAGGGCTTAGTAATAAAGGTGAACGCAAAGAAGCGGTGGAAGGGTTGTTAGCTCATACCAACTTATATCAGCACCGAAAACAAGCTGTCAGTGGATTTTCAGGAGGTATGCGCCAGCGTTTCGGTATCGCTCAGGCGTTACTCGGAGATCCTGACTTGCTAGTGGTTGATGAACCAACAGCCGGACTCGATCCAGAAGAGCGTAATCGCTTTCATAATTTGCTGGTAAGTCTCGGTGAAGAAAAAGTCATTATTCTATCAACTCATATCGTTGATGATGTCTCTGAACTTTGCCCTAACATGGCGGTTCTTGCTCAAGGACAAATCGCACTTGAAGGTAATCCTATTGACCTGACTGAACGCTTGAGTGGACAAATTTGGCGTAAAACAGTGAGTCAATCTGAAGCAAATGAAATTGAACAGAACTTGACGGTTATTTCGAAACGATTATTTGCCGGCCAAACCATCATTCATGTTATTAGTGACGATGCTCCGCAGGGTTTCGAGCAGGCTCCTGCCAATTTAGAAGATGTGTATTTTTCTACTTTGAACCAACTACGCCAGTCAGCATAG